A single region of the Lates calcarifer isolate ASB-BC8 linkage group LG3, TLL_Latcal_v3, whole genome shotgun sequence genome encodes:
- the LOC108898154 gene encoding cytochrome b-c1 complex subunit 7 isoform X2, with product MASKAPATGRLMLGFRKWYYSMCGFNKLGLMRDDTIYEDSDVKEALRRLPENMYNDRMFRIKRALDLSMKQQLLPKDKWTKYEEDIHYLSPYLNEVIRERKEREEWMKK from the exons ATGGCGTCGAAGGCACCAG CAACGGGCAGGCTAATGCTTGGATTCCGGAAATGGTATTACAGCATGTGTGGCTTCAATAAGCTTG GTTTAATGCGTGATGACACAATCTATGAGGATTCAGATGTGAAAGAGGCGCTGAGGAGGCTTCCAGAAAACATGTACAATGACAGGATGTTCAGGATCAAGAGAGCCCTGGATCTGTCCAtgaagcagcagctcctccctAAAGACAAGTGGACGAAATATGAAGAG GATATTCACTACCTGTCACCATATCTGAATGAGGTGATCCGTGAgcggaaagagagagaggagtggatGAAGAAATAG
- the LOC108898145 gene encoding uncharacterized protein LOC108898145 gives MWRHSALKEDQQRLTLPALTSNKSLLSNRPQLQRNNVLRLDEEIACTLGGDVSQVPSAIRSTMRHLRSRHTEVSQWQAQIAESIGRVGREITAVEMVKDTAECYLQDRRLYSQLMTDCVAINKSLSTTVLMQDNVSTQLKKEEQLTTEITELLQKQICILLKNLSSLKEIRTQLLADFQDKDEAIKLTTKCITHEVNTPSSCLPASQYKPNHVSYDKWLSNCRDLRVMADNLIKESSTFRGNLRFTLANLKNAQERQRRSTDDSLRRKINELSKIQNMMIWERQRIKDEISDLTKDIQRVTGQIRNCDSKLHQATHRLDILNQRPRRELCMDQPHISLTLEKYDLTKMAAGLHPVLKRSQQDLELSRRRLMILEDKLAKNAHTLEVEQKCQNLHQSFLPALDTTVILANKPRIRPAVGRSSPHTYLQ, from the exons ATGTG GCGACATAGTGCACTGAAAGAGGACCAGCAGAGACTCACTCTGCCTGCACTGACCAGCAACAAAAGCCTGCTGAGCAACAGACCGCAGCTTCAGAGGAACAACGTGCTGAGGCTCGACGAGGAAATCGCCTGCACCCTGGGTGGAGATGTTTCACAG GTCCCCTCTGCCATTCGCAGCACCATGAGGCATCTCAGATCTCGGCACACTGAGGTCAGCCAGTGGCAGGCCCAGATAGCTGAGAGCATTGGACGAGTGGGCCGAGAGATCACTGCTGTGGAGATG GTGAAAGACACGGCCGAGTGCTACCTCCAGGACAGGCGGCTGTACAGTCAGCTCATGACCGACTGCGTGGCGATCAATAAAAGTTTGAGCACAACGGTTCTGATGCAGGACAACGTCTCTACTCAGCTCAAGAAGGAAGAGCAGCTCACCACTGAGATCACAGAGCTGCTCCAGAAGCAGATCTGCATCCTGCTCAAAAACCTAAG CTCCCTGAAGGAGATCCGCACTCAGCTGCTGGCTGATTTTCAGGACAAGGACGAAGCCATCAAGCTCACCACCAAATGCATCACCCACGAGGTCAACACCCCGAGTTCCTGCCTCCCTGCCAGTCAATACAAACCCAACCACGTGAGCTACGACAAGTGGCTATCCAACTGCAGAGACCTGAGGGTGATGGCCGACAACCTGATCAAAGAGTCCTCTACCTTCAGGGGAAACCTGCGCTTCACCCTGGCAAAT ctgaaaaatgcCCAAGAGCGCCAGCGCCGCAGCACAGATGACTCCCTGAGGAGGAAGATCAACGAGCTGAGCAAAATCCAGAATATGATGATCTGGGAGAGGCAGCGG ATAAAGGATGAGATTTCCGATCTGACCAAGGACATACAGAGAGTGACGGGCCAGATCAGGAACTGTGATTCCAAGCTGCATCAGGCCACCCACCGCCTGGACATCCTCAATCAGAGACCTAGACGCGAGCTCTGCATGGACCAG CCCCACATTAGCCTCACACTGGAGAAATATGACCTGACAAAGATGGCAGCCGGACTTCACCCAGTACTGAAGCGCTCCCA GCAGGACCTGGAGCTCTCACGCAGACGTCTGATGATTCTGGAGGACAAACTTGCTAAAAACGCTCACACCCTGGAGGTGGAGCAGAAGTGCCAGAACCTGCACCAGAGTTTCCTGCCTGCACTCGATACCACAGTGATCCTGGCCAACAAGCCCAGGATCCGCCCAGCCGTGGGGCGCTCCAGCCCTCACACCTACTTACAGTAG
- the nup153 gene encoding LOW QUALITY PROTEIN: nuclear pore complex protein Nup153 (The sequence of the model RefSeq protein was modified relative to this genomic sequence to represent the inferred CDS: deleted 1 base in 1 codon), which yields MAATGGGKIRSRRYHIASKPYAKSKQQSGLISRVTDTVKSIVPSWLQKYFKNGDVPEGGGAVQGTDQNCQPSLPPPPPNGSEEGPPPLDGRDSPEPSTSNTEPSTSRASLNFQEYVLSRPPLSRSHLHFPPLDASSPTLGASSSLFSQPSTSSAPGPFSTGFSLVKEIKDNLSQHEDDNISTTSGFSSRASDKDVPTSKTASLPQLWSPEMDRTNSGPQPSQSSLKKPAFNLSVFGTSSNSTLNSTALNSSQLGDSPFYPGKTTYGGAAAVRNARTRPGTPYQAPVRRQIKAKPAGAQPCGVTSATARRILQSLERMSSPLADAKRIPAAASSPLSPSMDGTNLDVSHFQSKKKRMDSTLPPVQKLVVPAAASVSGNRSVSFRPTLTPGGVSRTLDRTPRETPTRQSPQLPKATPGPSQSTMGSSGPVYPLSSTPAASGVSSGGGKMKRERTSARPSSKRPEEDEVAEVPELPTISLPISTSALPTFSFSTPLPPLTTSTIISSTSNATAITPAKETFTNKEPPTATTPPCVPFTFSSPIVKATAASPPSFSPSAGFTFSAPVAKLGPSMSNGKLSAPIAAAVKPAANKSTEDYEGPFKPAKVLKQGSVLDLLKAPGFGSPVARTSPGPDSAPQPNSTQSTAPSSTSTTTSSLSSSTGFGDLFKAPLNGWSCDVCLVQNKPSDAKCVCCAAPQPNSSSSKSMDSKPSPTTSVGLESSSSSSAATSSTTTTTTGFGAMFSKPAGTWDCDTCLVINKPDAVKCVACETAKPGTGLKPSLTLPSAFSAVKTAPTPTAPVSTGFVGFGDKFKKPDGAWECDTCLVQNKAEDTKCVACMSAKPGASAGTSAGASAGSSSATSTVSVFGLGDKFKKPEGSWECDVCLVQNKAADVQCVACQAAKPGANVEPKAFGSSAGGTSGSSTFGSSTSTSGGFKFGTSDSTSGSGSGGFKFGGSFSESSSTTTTSSSGGFKFGIPFGSSSSETTSKDTTASSGFKFGSSSEGFKFGAASSDDKKSEQPASGSGFKFRASGGIVFGTGSSSTDSNSSKGGFTFGLSKPEEKTSDTTTSSSVSFTPPVSSQEKSDGAATSTDTTSTNANATTTTTTTAGSVFGRLGEPSLATTTPQGGSAFGSLQTDKEPAAPTFTFGKPEEKKESGTSSAASTFLFGAASKDADATSAPAASGGFSFSKPSAPTEQPPPPAFTFGKPADKSETSTAEAPKPSFTFGQSATDPAAAAAPKPAFSFMTSKPASTTNPITSSSSTPTQSLFGGSSNNSSSSTQAPAPSTAPSTFMFGQPAAASSDASPAKAFVFGQSQDSQPPAPSTAPLNSVPTPAPSQPFIFGASANAAPTAAAPSFSFGAAAPSAASTSAPSAAPSPFVFSSAPTGGFGANQAPSFGSSFGSPFTATPSQNPTFGAKPNAAPVFGQQANSTPVFGAAANSAPGGGFQFGGASAFGSTNNTSGVFTFGVGSAASPTPAANPPIAPQTGAPGGGFSFSQPPTFNIGAAKSSMASPAGQQTIAGRKIKTAVRRRK from the exons ATGGCGGCCACGGGTGGAGGGAAAATTAGAAGCAGGAGATATCACATCGCCTCTAAACCTTACGCCAAGAGTAAACAG CAGTCAGGCCTCATCAGTCGAGTGACAGACACAGTAAAGAGCATCGTTCCTTCCTGGCTGCAGAAATACTTCAAGAATGGAGATGTTCCTGAAGGAGGGGGGGCTGTACAAGGGACAGACCAGAACTGCCAGCCTTCCCTTCCTCCGCCGCCTCCTAACGGCAGTGAAGAAGGACCTCCTCCACTTGATGGACGTGACTCCCCGGAGCCTAGCACCAGTAACACAG AGCCCTCAACCAGTCGGGCATCCCTGAACTTTCAGGAGTATGTGCTTTCTCGACCTCCTCTGAGTCGCTCCCACCTTCATTTCCCCCCGCTGGATGCTTCCTCCCCGACCCTGGGGGCTTCCAGCAGCCTCTTCTCTCAGCCTTCCACCTCCTCAGCCCCCGGACCCTTCTCCACAGGCTTCTCCTTGGTCAAAGAAATCAAGGACAACCTCTCACAGCACGAAGATGATAACATCTCCACCACGAGTGGGTTCTCCTCCCGCGCCTCTGACAAAG ATGTCCCCACTTCCAAAACAGCTTCACTTCCCCAGCTTTGGTCTCCAGAGATGGACAGAACAAACTCTGGACCTCAGCCTTCCCAGTCCAGTCTGAAAAAGCCTGCTTTCAACCTGTCCGTCTTTGGAACATCCTCTAAT TCAACATTAAACAGCACAGCGCTGAATTCCAGTCAGCTTGGAGATTCACCCTTCTACCCTGGGAAGACCACGTACGGTGGGGCAGCTGCAGTCAGGAACGCTCGCACACGTCCAGGAACACCGTATCAG GCCCCAGTGAGGAGACAGATCAAGGCCAAGCCTGCTGGCGCTCAGCCCTGTGGGGTGACCAGTGCCACAGCCAGACGCATCCTACAGTCTTTGGAGCGCATGTCGAGCCCTCTGGCT GATGCTAAGAGAATCCCAGCAGCAGCCTCATCCCCCCTGTCACCA tcAATGGATGGCACAAATCTAGATGTTTCACATTTCCAGTCGAAAAAGAAACGG ATGGATTCCACCCTCCCACCGGTGCAGAAGCTGGTGgttcctgctgcagcctcagtgtCAGGAAACCGCTCTGTGTCCTTCAGGCCTACTTTGACCCCCGGAGGAGTGAGCCGAACTCTGGACAGGACCCCAAGAGAGACG CCCACAAGACAATCACCGCAACTACCTAAAGCAACCCCAGGTCCATCTCAAAG CACAATGGGTTCCAGTGGCCCAGTCTATCCTCTGTCCAGCACGCCTGCAGCCAGCGGCGTCAGCTCTGGAGGAGgtaagatgaagagagagaggaccaGTGCACGACCCTCATCTAAACGCCCTGAAGAGGATGAG gtgGCTGAGGTCCCCGAACTTCCAACTATTTCACTTCCCATCAGCACCTCTGCCTTGCCCACTTTCAGCTTCTCCACCCCTCTTCCACCTctcaccacctccaccatcatcaGCTCCACCTCCAACGCCACAGCCATTACTCCTGCCAAGGAAACATTCACAAATAAG gAGCCTCCAACAGCCACGACACCACCCTGTGTACCTTTTACATTTTCCTCCCCTATTGTCAAAGCAACTGCTGCTAGCCCACCTTCCTTTTCCCCTTCA GCTGGATTTACTTTTAGTGCACCCGTAGCAAAGTTAGGTCCCTCCATGTCAAACGGGAAGCTGTCGGCTCCCATAGCAGCAGCAG TGAAGCCAGCAGCTAACAAAAGCACAGAAGATTATGAGGGACCCTTTAAACCAGCCAAGGTCCTGAAGCAGGGCAGCGTGCTGGATCTTCTCAAAGCACCAG GCTTTGGCTCTCCTGTTGCTCGGACTTCCCCAGGTCCAGACAGCGCTCCCCAGCCGAACTCCACACAATCCAccgccccctcctccacctccacaaccacctcctccctctcttcttcaaCAGGCTTTGGTGATTTGTTCAAAGCCCCGCTAAACGGCTGGAGCTGTGACGTGTGCTTGGTGCAGAACAAGCCATCGGATGcaaagtgtgtttgttgtgcgGCCCCACAGCCCAACTCCTCCTCATCTAAATCTATGGACAGTAAGCCTTCACCCACAACTTCAGTTGGgctggagagcagcagcagctcgaGCGCcgccacctcctccaccactacGACCACCACAGGTTTTGGCGCAATGTTTTCCAAACCTGCAGGAACCTGGGACTGTGACACATGTCTTGTTATAAACAAACCCGATGCAGTAAAGTGTGTGGCCTGCGAAACAGCCAAACCCGGAACGGGGCTTAAACCGTCACTGACTCTTCCCTCTGCCTTCTCAGCTGTTAAGACTGCTCCCACCCCCACAGCCCCCGTTTCCACAGGGTTCGTCGGATTTGGAGACAAGTTCAAAAAACCTGATGGGGCATGGGAATGTGATACATGTTTGGTACAGAACAAGGCAGAGGACACTAAGTGTGTAGCCTGCATGAGCGCTAAACCAG GTGCTTCAGCAGGAACATCAGCAGGAGCTTCAGCAGGATCATCATCTGCAACCAGCACTGTTTCGGTGTTTGGGTTGGGAGATAAATTCAAGAAGCCAGAGGGTTCCTGGGAGTGTGATGTCTGTCTCGTACAGAATAAGGCTGCAGATGTACAGTGTGTTGCTTGTCAGGCAGCCAAACCTGGAGCTAATGTGGAGCCCAAAG CTTTTGGTTCATCAGCTGGTGGGACTTCAGGCTCCTCTACGTTTGGGTCTTCTACCTCTACTTCTGGAGGTTTCAAGTTTGGCACATCAGACAGTACCTCGGGGTCTGGATCTGGAGGTTTTAAGTTTGGGGGCTCATTTTCAGAATCCTcctctactactactacttcttcATCAGGTGGGTTCAAATTTGGAATCCCGTTTGGAAGCTCCTCATCAGAAACCACTTCTAAAGACACTACTGCCTCATCAGGGTTCAAATTTGGCAGCTCATCTGAGGGCTTTAAATTTGGGGCTGCCTCTAGTGATGACAAAAAGTCAGAACAACCTGCCTCTGGTTCTGGGTTTAAGTTCAGAGCCAGTGGTGGGATAGTGTTTGGAACTGGATCATCTAGCACAGACAGCAACTCCTCTAAGGGCGGCTTCACCTTTGGACTGTCAAAACCTGAGGAGAAAACATCAGACACCACCACCTCATCGTCTGTTAGTTTcactcctcctgtttcctctcaaGAAAAGAGCGACGGCGCGGCA ACATCAACCGACACCACATCAACAAACGCAAATGCgaccaccaccactaccaccactgCCGGGTCTGTGTTCGGGAGACTGGGAGAGCCAAGTCTGGCGACCACCACACCACAGGGGGGCTCTGCGTTTGGATCcttacagacagacaaagagccAGCTGCTCCCACGTTTACCTTTGGGAAgccagaggaaaagaaggaaagcgGGACCTCCTCCGCTGCGTCTACCTTCCTCTTTGGTGCTGCTAGCAAAGATGCAGATGCAACATCGGCGCCGGCCGCTTCAGGCGGCTTTTCTTTCAGCAAGCCCAGCGCTCCAACTGAACAACCTCCACCACCTGCGTTTACCTTTGGAAAGCCAGCAGACAAGAGTGAAACATCTACTGCAGAGGCCCCAAAGCCCTCCTTCACCTTTGGGCAAAGTGCTACAG atcctgctgctgccgctgctccAAAACCAGCATTTTCCTTTATGACTAGCAAACCCGCCAGCACCACCAACCCCATCACCTCGTCATCCTCCACCCCAACCCAGAGTCTGTTCGgtggcagcagcaacaacagcagcagctccacccaGGCCCCAGCTCCCTCCACAGCTCCCAGCACTTTCATGTTCGGTCAGCCTGCTGCGGCCTCCAGCGATGCTTCTCCAGCTAAAGCCTTTGTCTTCGGCCAGAGCCAGGACAGCCAGCCGCCCGCTCCGTCAACTGCTCCTCTGAACTCTGTTCCCACCCCAGCTCCCTCACAACCCTTCATCTTTGGTGCTTCTGCCAACGCTGCtccaactgctgctgctccatcCTTCAGTTTTGGAGCAGCAGCACCCTCTGCTGCTTCAACTTCAG CTCCATCTGCAGCTCCCTCTCCATTTGTGTTCAGCTCGGCCCCCACTGGTGGGTTCGGGGCCAACCAGGCTCCTTCTTTTGGCTCGTCCTTTGGATCCCCTTTCACAGCCACACCCTCCCAGAACCCAACTTTTGGGGCCAAACCCAACGCCGCCCCTGTCTTTGGACAGCAGGCCAACTCCACACCTGTATTCGGAGCAGCTGCTAATTCTGCACCAG GTGGAGGCTTTCAGTTTGGAGGAGCCAGTGCATTCGGATCCACAAACAACACCTCGGGTGTGTTTACTTTTGGAGTGGGTTCAGCGGCTTCTCCCACCCCCGCTGCCAACCCTCCCATCGCACCCCAGACAGGAGCACCTGGAGGTGGATTCAGCTTCTCACAACCCCCAACATTCAATATTGG GGCAGCTAAATCCTCCATGGCCTCTCCTGCTGGACAACAAACCATTGCTGGACGCAAGATCAAGACAGCAGTGCGGCGCAGAAAGTAG
- the mterf3 gene encoding transcription termination factor 3, mitochondrial isoform X2, giving the protein MASSCAQLCLKCRSLLCSKTVATTWQHSTQVRHCRTVTPVITKVLNGSSFFSGNHRTSPASQRWKQQMFCYSELSVKHLATEAKEDKFKEELSRADVVAYKSPLLPVNEIQMPLDLDAAAEFSALEEITHEEAVSISVPAAIPPSSTSLRDYVDKSETLSKLVQLGVNLWKLEQRPNVGTMLLKLDFNMDVAPRLLFLKHIGVEESHIGYIITHNPFILTEDLESLQARVNYLKSKKFSSETVASMVSRAPYLLNFSVKRLDNRLGFYQQQLNLSASNTRNIIARLPRLLCGSLEPVKENLKVCEIELGFKENEIQHIALTVPKVLTANKRKLTQLFDFIHNTMKVPHHLITKFPQVLNTKYLRVRERHLFLEFLGKAQYDPDLPNYISLDRLVSLPDEIFCTELALATLEDFYLFQKTL; this is encoded by the exons ATGGCTTCATCCTGTGCACAGCTGTGTCTGAAATGCAGAAGTCTTCTGTGCTCCAAGACAGTGGCTACTACCTGGCAGCATTCCACACAGGTTCGCCACTGCAGAACAGTTACACCGGTAATCACCAAAGTCCTGAATGGATCCTCGTTTTTTAGTGGGAATCACAGAACATCTCCGGCAAGTCAGAGGTGGAAACAACAGATGTTCTGTTACAGTGAATTATCGGTCAAACATCTGGCAACTGAGGCTAAGGAAGACAAGTTTAAAGAGGAGTTGTCAAGAGCTGATGTCGTGGCTTACAAGAGCCCCCTGTTGCCAGTGAATGAAATCCAGATGCCATTAG atctggatgctgctgctgaattttcTGCGTTAGAGGAGATCACTCATGAAGAGGCTGTCAGTATATCTGTTCCTGCAGCCATTCCCccatcctccacctctctcaGAGACTACGTTGACAAGTCTGAGACACTTAGCAAGCTGGTACAACTAG GTGTGAATCTGTGGAAGCTTGAACAAAGGCCCAACGTGGGCACCATGCTGCTGAAGCTCGACTTCAACATGGACGTGGCTCCGAGGCTGCTGTTTCTCAAACACATAGGGGTGGAGGAGTCTCACATCGGCTATATCATCACACACAACCCCTTCATTCTCACTGAGGATTTAGAAAGCCTGCAGGCAAG GGTGAACTATCTCAAGTCAAAGAAGTTCAGCTCTGAGACCGTTGCATCCATGGTGTCCAGAGCTCCGTACTTATTAAACTTCAGTGTGAAGAGGCTCGACAATAGACTGGGTTTTTATCAGCAGCAACTCAACCTCAGTGCTTCTAAT acCCGGAACATTATAGCTCGTCTGCCCAGATTACTGTGTGGCAGTTTGGAGCCTGTTAAAGAAAATCTGAAG GTATGTGAAATTGAGCTTGGTTTTAAGGAAAATGAGATCCAACACATAGCTCTCACTGTCCCTAAAGTGCTGACTGCCAATAAAAGGAAGCTAACCCAATTATTTGACTTCATCCACAACACCATGAAGGTGCCCCACCATCTGATCACCAAGTTCCCACAG GTCCTGAACACCAAGTACTTGCGTGTCAGAGAGCGGCACCTGTTCCTCGAGTTCCTTGGAAAAGCTCAGTATGACCCAGACCTGCCCAACTACATCTCCCTGGATCGACTGGTGTCCTTGCCAGATGAGATCTTTTGCACTGAGTTGGCTTTGGCAACATTGGAAGATTTTTATTTGTTCCAAAAGACACTGTGA
- the LOC108898154 gene encoding cytochrome b-c1 complex subunit 7 isoform X1: protein MASKAPAATGRLMLGFRKWYYSMCGFNKLGLMRDDTIYEDSDVKEALRRLPENMYNDRMFRIKRALDLSMKQQLLPKDKWTKYEEDIHYLSPYLNEVIRERKEREEWMKK from the exons ATGGCGTCGAAGGCACCAG CAGCAACGGGCAGGCTAATGCTTGGATTCCGGAAATGGTATTACAGCATGTGTGGCTTCAATAAGCTTG GTTTAATGCGTGATGACACAATCTATGAGGATTCAGATGTGAAAGAGGCGCTGAGGAGGCTTCCAGAAAACATGTACAATGACAGGATGTTCAGGATCAAGAGAGCCCTGGATCTGTCCAtgaagcagcagctcctccctAAAGACAAGTGGACGAAATATGAAGAG GATATTCACTACCTGTCACCATATCTGAATGAGGTGATCCGTGAgcggaaagagagagaggagtggatGAAGAAATAG
- the mterf3 gene encoding transcription termination factor 3, mitochondrial isoform X1, which produces MPCSFFLCRVTMASSCAQLCLKCRSLLCSKTVATTWQHSTQVRHCRTVTPVITKVLNGSSFFSGNHRTSPASQRWKQQMFCYSELSVKHLATEAKEDKFKEELSRADVVAYKSPLLPVNEIQMPLDLDAAAEFSALEEITHEEAVSISVPAAIPPSSTSLRDYVDKSETLSKLVQLGVNLWKLEQRPNVGTMLLKLDFNMDVAPRLLFLKHIGVEESHIGYIITHNPFILTEDLESLQARVNYLKSKKFSSETVASMVSRAPYLLNFSVKRLDNRLGFYQQQLNLSASNTRNIIARLPRLLCGSLEPVKENLKVCEIELGFKENEIQHIALTVPKVLTANKRKLTQLFDFIHNTMKVPHHLITKFPQVLNTKYLRVRERHLFLEFLGKAQYDPDLPNYISLDRLVSLPDEIFCTELALATLEDFYLFQKTL; this is translated from the exons ATGCCatgttcattttttctttgcagagTCACCATGGCTTCATCCTGTGCACAGCTGTGTCTGAAATGCAGAAGTCTTCTGTGCTCCAAGACAGTGGCTACTACCTGGCAGCATTCCACACAGGTTCGCCACTGCAGAACAGTTACACCGGTAATCACCAAAGTCCTGAATGGATCCTCGTTTTTTAGTGGGAATCACAGAACATCTCCGGCAAGTCAGAGGTGGAAACAACAGATGTTCTGTTACAGTGAATTATCGGTCAAACATCTGGCAACTGAGGCTAAGGAAGACAAGTTTAAAGAGGAGTTGTCAAGAGCTGATGTCGTGGCTTACAAGAGCCCCCTGTTGCCAGTGAATGAAATCCAGATGCCATTAG atctggatgctgctgctgaattttcTGCGTTAGAGGAGATCACTCATGAAGAGGCTGTCAGTATATCTGTTCCTGCAGCCATTCCCccatcctccacctctctcaGAGACTACGTTGACAAGTCTGAGACACTTAGCAAGCTGGTACAACTAG GTGTGAATCTGTGGAAGCTTGAACAAAGGCCCAACGTGGGCACCATGCTGCTGAAGCTCGACTTCAACATGGACGTGGCTCCGAGGCTGCTGTTTCTCAAACACATAGGGGTGGAGGAGTCTCACATCGGCTATATCATCACACACAACCCCTTCATTCTCACTGAGGATTTAGAAAGCCTGCAGGCAAG GGTGAACTATCTCAAGTCAAAGAAGTTCAGCTCTGAGACCGTTGCATCCATGGTGTCCAGAGCTCCGTACTTATTAAACTTCAGTGTGAAGAGGCTCGACAATAGACTGGGTTTTTATCAGCAGCAACTCAACCTCAGTGCTTCTAAT acCCGGAACATTATAGCTCGTCTGCCCAGATTACTGTGTGGCAGTTTGGAGCCTGTTAAAGAAAATCTGAAG GTATGTGAAATTGAGCTTGGTTTTAAGGAAAATGAGATCCAACACATAGCTCTCACTGTCCCTAAAGTGCTGACTGCCAATAAAAGGAAGCTAACCCAATTATTTGACTTCATCCACAACACCATGAAGGTGCCCCACCATCTGATCACCAAGTTCCCACAG GTCCTGAACACCAAGTACTTGCGTGTCAGAGAGCGGCACCTGTTCCTCGAGTTCCTTGGAAAAGCTCAGTATGACCCAGACCTGCCCAACTACATCTCCCTGGATCGACTGGTGTCCTTGCCAGATGAGATCTTTTGCACTGAGTTGGCTTTGGCAACATTGGAAGATTTTTATTTGTTCCAAAAGACACTGTGA
- the ptdss1b gene encoding LOW QUALITY PROTEIN: phosphatidylserine synthase 1 (The sequence of the model RefSeq protein was modified relative to this genomic sequence to represent the inferred CDS: deleted 2 bases in 2 codons), which translates to MAGAVTTRAQRKDDTSYKLHFRMINEQQVEDICIDFFYKPHTITLLTVTVLSLMYFAFTRDDEHSDNNLRVGLVVVVSFFLVISVLAFPNGPFTRPHPAIWRIVFGLSVLYFLFLVFLIFLNWDQVKTLMYWLDPNLRYATREADIMEYAVNCTTITWERILSHFDIFAFGHFAGWAMKALLIRSYGLCWTISITWELTELFFMHLLPNFAECWWDQVILDILLCNGGGIWLGMTVCRFLEMRTYHWASIKEIHSTTGKIKRAVLQFTPASWTYVRWFDPKSSFQRLAGIYLFMILWQLTELNTFFLKHIFVFQASHPLSWCRILLIGVITAPTVRQYYAYLTDTQCKRVGTQCWVFGAIAFLEALACMKFGHDLFSKTQIRYVLLWLLCLALITLLCLYGMVWYEQNKMKSISLQSEDCDDSSVVDSCGFIPDGVAGQRESLRSLQRTKRRRATGRNRFANDHGGKRQ; encoded by the exons ATGGCAGGCGCCGTGACTACCCGAGCGCAGCGGAAGGATGATACCAGCTATAAGTTACATTTCCGAATGATAAACGAGCAACAAGTGGAGGATATCTGTATTGATTTCTTCTACAAGCCACACACTATCACACTGCTGACAGTTACTGTGCTCAGCTTGATGTACTTTGCGTTTACCAG GGATGATGAGCACTCAGACAACAATCTT CGAGTTGGTCTTGTTGTGGTTGTCTCCTTCTTCCTGGTCATCAGTGTCCTGGCCTTTCCTAATG GACCTTTTACCAGGCCGCACCCTGCCATATGGCGAATAGTGTTTG GTCTGAGTGTcctttacttcctgtttcttgtcttcctcatcttcctcaaCTGGGACCAGGTCAAGACTCTGATGTACTGGCTGGACCCAAATCTGCGCTATGCCACACGGGAAGCTGACATCATG GAATAtgctgtgaactgcacaacGATTACGTGGGAGCGCATCCTGAGCCACTTTGACATCTTTGCATTCGGCCACTTTGCAGGCTGGGCCATGAAGGCTCTGCTCATCCGCAGCTACGGCCTCTGTTGGACCATCAGCATCACCTGGGAGCTCACTGAG ctgtttttcatGCACCTTCTGCCAAACTTTGCGGAGTGCTGGTGGGATCAGGTGATACTGGACATACTCTTATGTAACGGAGGAGGCATCTGGCTGGGTATGACCGTCTGCCGCTTTTTGGAGATGAGGACCTACCATTGGGCCAGTATCAA GGAAATCCACAGCACCACAGGGAAAATAAAGCGAGCCGTGCTCCAGTTCACCCCAGCCAGTTGGACCTATGTGCGCTGGTTCGACCCAAAGTCATCCTTCCAGAGACTAGCAGGCATCTACCTCTTCATGATCTTATGGCAG CTGACAGAGCTGAACACATTCTTCCTCAAGCACATCTTCGTCTTTCAGGCCTCTCACCCGCTCAGCTGGTGTCGTATCCTCCTTATTGGAGTCATCACTGCACCCACAGTACG GCAATATTATGCATACCTGACAGAC ACTCAGTGTAAACGAGTTGGCACACAATGTTGGGTGTTTGG AGCCATCGCTTTCCTGGAGGCTCTCGCTTGTATGAAATTTGGACATGACTTGTTTTCCAAAACACAAATTCGCTATGTACTCCTGTGGCTACTCTGTCTG GCACTCATCACACTTCTGTGTTTATATGGAATGGTGTGGTatgagcaaaataaaatgaag AGCATCTCTCTGCAAAGTGAGGACTGTGATGACAGCAGTGTTGTCGACTCGTGTGGCTTCATCCCAGATGGTGTTGCAG gtCAGAGGGAGTCTTTGAGAAGTTTGCAACGTACAAAACGGAGGAGAGCGACAGGGAGGAACAGATTTGCGAATGACCATGGAGGAAAGAGACAAtaa